Proteins encoded by one window of Mycolicibacterium cosmeticum:
- a CDS encoding ABC transporter substrate-binding protein encodes MIRRVAAALCSALLLAGCGQSAAPAQRSADAAGYPLTVPNCGRDVVVDAPPARAVSLNQGSTEILLSLGLAERMVGTATWTDPIRPDLAAANARVPRLAVNKPALETVLDTEPDFVTASFAGTLGPGGVADRDEFDKLGVPTYLAPSDCVGKAAGSADGTRTAPLTMEPVYDEIRDLATIFDVSDRGAELTAQLRRRMTEARTVADVDIAFWFSDIRAPYMAGCCGAPGIIAATVGARNVFADTTDEWPQVSWEAVAARDPDVLVLADLSRRTIEGDSLATKFQFLESNPVTARLTAVREKRYIVVNGADLNPSIRTVDGAEKVAQRLRELGFATGT; translated from the coding sequence TCGCGGCGGCCCTCTGTTCGGCGCTGCTGCTGGCCGGGTGTGGACAGTCGGCGGCACCGGCGCAGCGATCGGCCGACGCCGCGGGTTATCCGCTGACCGTGCCGAACTGTGGCCGCGACGTCGTGGTCGACGCACCGCCGGCACGGGCGGTGTCGCTCAACCAGGGCTCCACCGAGATCCTGCTGTCGCTGGGACTGGCCGAGCGCATGGTGGGCACCGCGACGTGGACCGACCCGATCCGGCCGGACCTGGCCGCCGCCAATGCCCGGGTCCCGCGGTTGGCAGTGAACAAGCCGGCGCTGGAGACGGTGCTCGACACCGAACCGGATTTCGTCACCGCGTCGTTCGCCGGCACCCTCGGTCCGGGCGGTGTCGCCGACCGTGACGAGTTCGACAAACTCGGCGTTCCCACCTACCTGGCGCCGAGTGACTGTGTCGGCAAGGCGGCCGGCAGCGCGGACGGCACCCGCACCGCGCCGCTGACCATGGAACCCGTCTACGACGAAATCCGCGACCTGGCAACGATCTTCGACGTGTCTGACCGTGGGGCAGAATTGACCGCCCAACTGCGTCGGCGGATGACGGAAGCCCGCACCGTCGCCGATGTCGACATCGCCTTCTGGTTCTCCGATATCCGCGCGCCCTACATGGCCGGCTGTTGCGGAGCGCCCGGCATCATCGCGGCCACGGTCGGTGCCCGAAACGTCTTCGCCGACACCACCGACGAGTGGCCCCAGGTCAGTTGGGAGGCGGTCGCCGCCCGCGATCCCGATGTCCTGGTGCTCGCCGACCTGAGCCGGCGCACCATCGAGGGTGACTCGCTGGCCACCAAATTCCAATTCCTGGAATCGAATCCGGTGACCGCCCGGCTGACCGCCGTTCGGGAGAAGCGCTACATCGTCGTCAACGGAGCCGACCTGAACCCGTCCATCCGCACGGTCGACGGTGCCGAGAAGGTGGCGCAGCGGCTGCGTGAACTCGGATTCGCGACGGGCACGTGA